The genomic segment TTTGATCGATTTTGTTTTAGGAAGGCTATGCAGCCAAGATTCTTGGGCTCCTTGCATTACTAATAAACTTCCATGTTCTAATATTAAAGAAACTTGCTCTTTGGTGGACTTATGTTTGAAGTAAAATTTTCTTTCTGCCCCGAATGATAGAGAAGCGATAGTAGAATTTTTTCCTAACGATTTTTCATCATCGCTATGCCAGGCCATTCCTTCTTCTCCATTATTATATAAATTAAGTAAGCAGGAATTAAATTTGGTTTCAGTAATTTTTTCTGTTAAACTTTTGAGTTCAGAAAGTTCTTTTGTCCAAGGTAGCGCTTTTTTAGTGGTGTTTGAATATGTGTATTCATAATCTGAATCTCCGAACCAGGCTACTTTTCTTTTAGTGATTATATGTTTCCCGTAAATTATAGCCTCGTCGTTCCTCCAAGGGATGTCCTCGAGTAAAATTTTTAGAAGACTATCTGAAAGATTTCGAGCAATGATCGTCCCGTAATACGTTACAATTCCCTGATAAGGAAGTAAGTTCCTCTGCCTTTCCGATTCAAATAGTTCCATG from the Leptospira saintgironsiae genome contains:
- a CDS encoding alpha-ketoglutarate-dependent dioxygenase AlkB family protein, whose translation is MELFESERQRNLLPYQGIVTYYGTIIARNLSDSLLKILLEDIPWRNDEAIIYGKHIITKRKVAWFGDSDYEYTYSNTTKKALPWTKELSELKSLTEKITETKFNSCLLNLYNNGEEGMAWHSDDEKSLGKNSTIASLSFGAERKFYFKHKSTKEQVSLILEHGSLLVMQGAQESWLHSLPKTKSIKQPRVNLTFRTMRY